A window of Microcystis aeruginosa FD4 contains these coding sequences:
- the msrA gene encoding peptide-methionine (S)-S-oxide reductase MsrA → MVLFGFGKKLTLPTVREALPGRSEKMPVPSTHYVNGHPLQPPFPTSMETAMFGLGCFWGAERKFWQLEGVYTTAVGYAAGITPNPTYQEVCTGMTGHNEVVLVVYDPRVISYEQLLKVFWENHNPTQGMRQGNDTGTQYRSGIYTYNPQQRQLAEKSRSIYQEALNKAGHSQITTEIIDAPEFYYAEVYHQQYLAKNPGGYCGLGGTKVECPIALDLKLN, encoded by the coding sequence ATGGTGTTATTCGGATTCGGAAAAAAATTAACTTTGCCCACAGTAAGGGAAGCACTACCCGGGCGATCGGAAAAAATGCCCGTACCTAGCACCCACTACGTTAACGGTCATCCTTTGCAGCCCCCCTTTCCCACCAGCATGGAAACCGCAATGTTTGGTTTAGGCTGTTTTTGGGGAGCAGAGCGGAAATTTTGGCAGTTAGAAGGAGTTTACACCACGGCCGTAGGTTATGCGGCTGGTATCACCCCCAATCCCACCTATCAGGAAGTGTGTACCGGCATGACTGGGCATAATGAAGTGGTCTTAGTGGTCTATGATCCCAGGGTGATTTCCTACGAACAACTTCTAAAAGTCTTTTGGGAAAATCATAATCCCACCCAAGGAATGCGTCAGGGTAATGATACGGGAACTCAGTATCGATCGGGTATCTATACTTATAATCCCCAGCAAAGGCAATTAGCGGAAAAATCTCGATCGATCTATCAAGAAGCTCTCAATAAAGCGGGCCATAGTCAAATTACCACGGAAATTATCGACGCACCTGAATTTTATTATGCTGAAGTTTATCATCAGCAGTATTTAGCGAAAAACCCCGGCGGTTACTGCGGTTTAGGGGGAACGAAAGTGGAATGTCCGATCGCTCTTGATCTGAAGTTAAATTAA
- a CDS encoding ATP-dependent nuclease yields the protein MKISKIQIKNFKSFQDVTVDLDPDFNVFTGVNNSGKTNLLEAIALWHECFNFLLYQAIRAKPERYRAGDYVFKDTQYLLYTDIKTVRSSNIDDLFYQCDKSQKIELIFIFQDISSEQRANPLLKIGFSITNSHGNSYKLEFLNRQDFDFFQFNQIFHNFPKAIACSFASPVATIRADERFLTTPQVLEAIQKRESVEVIRNRLYTLHSDQAAPQLYETFKRDLSYILFDSSSTQISFFTSSDFRDDVKVIINYKIDNRDIEKDISLLGSGTIQIIVILLNLYSFGQRNDLNLILFDEPDSHIHRDIQIRLINTLLRFSETTQIFLTTHNESLIRQVSLHQLFHLENRPQYNYNALSRQELLVEPRFKGIYPSALNPIISSLGNSNGLDFINAVEADKIIFVEGQDDAKAIYTLLQKNTIGINTKKYSFWVMGGVSQIFKDLPSYKKIFQLIRNQQNLWQKSVLIFDRDFLNDDHKNLILSNLDNRFGLPTYIPRAYTFESILLTDFDKLGRLLFLWLNRQQNSISVDAVRLAQGLQQAYLNYMNPKLQQLLNDDEAFEKIIYQCRSVRDKLKSDDMLGTNDRSIPENDVQLSTAYRNYFNQILNTRDFYKYAKKDDVQAIINQVISPHNIAFNIEQDFIALLECVDRSTWFEEWDFLTRL from the coding sequence ATGAAGATCAGCAAAATTCAGATTAAAAATTTTAAGTCTTTTCAAGATGTTACCGTAGATCTAGATCCTGATTTTAATGTCTTTACTGGGGTTAATAATTCAGGAAAAACCAATTTGCTAGAGGCGATCGCTCTTTGGCATGAGTGCTTTAACTTCTTGTTATACCAAGCAATCCGTGCTAAACCTGAACGTTATCGAGCGGGGGATTATGTTTTTAAAGATACTCAGTATTTACTTTACACAGATATAAAAACGGTTCGTAGTTCTAATATTGATGACTTATTTTATCAGTGCGATAAAAGTCAAAAAATTGAATTAATTTTTATCTTTCAAGATATATCTTCTGAGCAAAGAGCAAACCCATTATTAAAGATTGGTTTTTCAATTACAAATTCCCATGGCAACAGCTACAAGCTAGAATTTTTAAATCGTCAAGATTTTGATTTTTTTCAGTTTAACCAAATATTTCATAATTTCCCTAAAGCAATTGCCTGTTCTTTCGCTTCTCCTGTTGCTACGATTAGAGCGGATGAGAGGTTTTTGACTACTCCACAAGTGCTAGAAGCAATTCAAAAACGAGAATCGGTTGAAGTCATTCGTAATCGTCTATACACTCTTCATAGTGATCAAGCAGCTCCTCAATTGTATGAGACATTTAAGCGCGATTTGTCGTATATTCTCTTTGATAGCTCTAGTACACAAATCAGCTTTTTTACTTCCAGTGATTTTCGGGATGATGTCAAAGTTATTATTAATTACAAAATTGATAATCGTGATATAGAAAAAGATATTTCTTTACTGGGAAGTGGCACAATACAGATTATTGTAATTTTATTAAATTTATATTCTTTTGGGCAAAGAAATGATCTCAATTTGATTCTTTTTGATGAGCCTGATAGTCATATTCATCGTGACATACAGATTCGGCTAATCAATACACTGCTTAGATTCTCTGAGACAACACAAATTTTTTTAACAACTCATAATGAAAGTTTAATTCGACAGGTTTCTTTACATCAATTATTTCATCTGGAAAATAGACCTCAATATAATTATAATGCTTTATCTCGACAAGAACTTTTAGTAGAGCCACGCTTTAAAGGAATTTATCCCTCTGCGCTAAATCCTATTATTAGTTCTTTAGGGAATAGCAATGGTTTAGATTTTATTAATGCAGTTGAAGCGGATAAAATCATTTTTGTCGAAGGTCAGGATGATGCAAAAGCAATTTATACGTTATTACAAAAGAATACTATTGGTATAAATACAAAAAAATATTCTTTCTGGGTGATGGGTGGAGTCTCTCAAATTTTTAAGGATTTACCTAGTTATAAAAAGATCTTTCAGTTAATTAGAAATCAGCAGAATTTATGGCAAAAATCTGTGTTAATTTTTGATAGAGATTTCTTAAATGACGACCATAAAAATCTAATTCTAAGTAATTTAGATAATCGGTTTGGTTTGCCAACGTATATCCCACGTGCATATACGTTTGAATCTATTTTATTGACAGATTTTGATAAATTGGGTAGATTACTTTTTCTGTGGTTAAATCGCCAGCAAAATTCGATTTCAGTGGATGCCGTTCGTCTTGCCCAAGGTCTTCAACAAGCCTATCTGAACTATATGAATCCCAAATTACAGCAATTACTCAATGATGATGAGGCATTTGAAAAAATCATTTATCAATGTCGCTCTGTTCGGGATAAGCTCAAAAGTGATGATATGTTGGGTACAAATGATAGGTCAATTCCAGAAAATGATGTTCAATTATCAACTGCTTATCGCAACTATTTCAATCAAATTTTGAATACACGGGATTTTTACAAGTATGCCAAAAAAGATGACGTTCAAGCAATTATCAATCAGGTGATCAGCCCTCATAATATAGCGTTTAATATTGAGCAGGATTTTATTGCTTTATTAGAATGCGTTGATCGCTCAACTTGGTTTGAGGAGTGGGATTTTTTAACGAGATTGTAG
- a CDS encoding ATP-binding cassette domain-containing protein: MTNSPNIKTVISQEPYIILNNQGEILPSINLSRPNYKLGRDGQQVDLVVPQHWTVVSRVQACFRRQGDDYYIYDGDGTNPSSNQLFINNRVITPKEGYLLQNGDEINIGQDVKNWVKITYYHPNQPVKSPPLAFKSVSLSNRSVVLGRDNAATVVLDAPTISRQHAIIDSDNQNRYILHDKSTNGVFIDGQKVSGSAILTNGCTVRIGPYSFRLQGDDLVLLDTGDNIRLDAEDIVRMVRDKKKQPLIILNHISLPIEPSQLVAIVGGSGAGKSTLLKTLLGIEPTTSGTVYLNGEELRQNFNIYRTQIGYVPQYDIVHRDLTVGEVLYYASKLRLPPDLNCQELIEKTLQQVELSERRNTLVRDLSGGQLKRVSIAVELLANPKLFFLDEPTSGLDPGLDKKMMELLAKLAKEGRTILLVTHATNNINLCDRLVFLGQGGNLCYFGSPGEALNFFSLPQGDFADIYIHLETREKVEQECQRFQKSDYYKNNIEARIGKIFQQNNSRPQQVQQSFWQQLHILCQRYSQLIIRDQVSLILYLLTAPIGIFLMAMVLGDENPLFLGDNPSFEQAIQSAPLALKTLFVFTCAQLWVGFACSLQEIVKESAIYQRERLVNLGLLPYLLSKILVLAALAFLQTIVITCVIFWGFTDPQPELMTWLIGCFITTFLTIFTAINLGLLISAGVSNITQANSALPLILIPQIIFAGVLFNLEGLGKYLSWLMISRWSIAAYGVLVEVEDMIAEAKEQNTFNFPLPFEDVNQVYQLSINNLLLNWGVLILHSLIYFLLTYWLQKRKDIL, translated from the coding sequence ATGACCAATTCTCCCAACATTAAAACGGTTATTAGTCAAGAACCCTACATTATTCTTAACAATCAGGGAGAAATTCTCCCTTCTATTAATCTGAGTCGTCCTAATTATAAATTGGGACGGGATGGTCAACAGGTGGATTTAGTTGTTCCCCAACACTGGACGGTGGTGAGTCGAGTCCAAGCTTGTTTTCGTCGTCAGGGAGATGATTACTATATCTACGATGGAGACGGGACTAATCCTAGTTCCAATCAACTTTTTATCAACAATCGCGTAATTACTCCCAAAGAGGGCTATCTTTTACAAAATGGAGATGAGATTAATATCGGTCAAGATGTCAAAAATTGGGTCAAGATTACCTATTATCATCCTAACCAACCGGTAAAAAGCCCACCTTTAGCTTTTAAATCGGTTTCCCTAAGCAATCGCAGTGTAGTTTTAGGACGAGATAATGCTGCGACTGTGGTTTTAGACGCTCCGACAATTTCCCGACAACACGCGATTATCGACAGCGATAACCAAAATCGTTATATTCTCCACGACAAAAGCACCAATGGAGTCTTTATCGACGGACAAAAAGTATCGGGTAGTGCCATTTTAACTAATGGTTGTACGGTGAGAATCGGCCCCTATAGTTTTCGGTTGCAGGGAGATGACTTAGTTTTATTAGATACGGGGGATAATATCCGTCTGGATGCAGAAGATATCGTCAGGATGGTGCGGGATAAAAAGAAACAACCTTTGATAATTCTCAATCATATCTCCCTACCGATCGAACCGAGTCAATTAGTGGCGATTGTCGGGGGAAGTGGTGCGGGAAAATCGACTTTATTAAAGACTTTATTAGGAATTGAACCTACCACCTCGGGAACTGTTTATCTGAATGGGGAAGAGCTGCGCCAGAATTTTAATATCTATCGCACCCAAATCGGTTATGTTCCCCAATACGATATCGTCCACAGGGATTTAACCGTGGGAGAAGTGTTATATTATGCTTCTAAATTAAGGCTACCTCCCGATCTTAATTGCCAAGAATTGATCGAGAAAACCCTGCAGCAGGTGGAATTATCAGAAAGAAGAAATACTTTAGTCAGAGACTTAAGCGGTGGTCAATTAAAAAGGGTGAGTATTGCGGTAGAATTATTAGCCAATCCCAAATTATTCTTTTTAGATGAACCCACCTCGGGATTAGACCCCGGTTTAGATAAAAAGATGATGGAATTGCTGGCAAAATTGGCCAAAGAAGGCAGAACAATTCTCCTAGTCACCCATGCTACTAATAATATCAATCTCTGCGATCGATTAGTTTTTCTTGGTCAAGGGGGCAATTTATGTTATTTTGGTTCTCCGGGGGAGGCCTTAAATTTTTTCTCTTTACCTCAGGGGGATTTTGCCGATATTTATATTCATCTGGAAACTAGGGAAAAAGTTGAGCAAGAATGCCAACGTTTCCAAAAATCCGACTACTACAAAAATAATATTGAAGCAAGAATCGGTAAAATATTTCAGCAAAATAATAGTAGGCCGCAACAGGTTCAACAATCTTTTTGGCAACAACTACATATTTTATGTCAACGCTATAGCCAGTTAATTATCCGCGATCAAGTTAGTTTAATTTTATACCTATTAACCGCCCCGATCGGAATTTTCTTAATGGCCATGGTTTTAGGGGACGAAAATCCTTTATTTTTGGGAGATAATCCTAGTTTTGAGCAGGCTATCCAATCCGCACCTTTAGCCTTAAAAACTCTCTTTGTTTTTACCTGCGCGCAATTGTGGGTAGGTTTTGCCTGTTCCCTACAGGAAATTGTTAAAGAATCAGCAATTTATCAGCGAGAAAGATTAGTTAATCTGGGATTATTACCCTATTTACTGTCAAAAATTCTGGTTTTAGCAGCCTTAGCTTTTCTGCAAACAATTGTAATTACCTGCGTGATATTTTGGGGATTTACTGACCCGCAACCGGAATTAATGACCTGGTTAATTGGCTGTTTTATTACCACATTTTTAACTATATTTACGGCAATTAATCTCGGTTTATTAATTTCTGCTGGGGTTAGTAATATCACCCAAGCAAATAGCGCCTTACCTTTAATTTTAATTCCTCAGATTATCTTTGCTGGGGTATTATTTAACTTAGAAGGTCTAGGAAAATATCTATCATGGTTGATGATTAGTCGCTGGTCGATTGCTGCCTACGGGGTATTAGTAGAGGTGGAAGACATGATTGCAGAAGCGAAAGAACAAAATACTTTTAATTTCCCTTTACCCTTTGAGGATGTCAATCAAGTTTATCAATTATCTATCAATAATTTGTTATTGAATTGGGGAGTATTAATTCTTCATTCCCTTATTTATTTTCTCCTTACCTATTGGTTGCAAAAAAGAAAAGATATTTTATGA
- a CDS encoding DUF6930 domain-containing protein, translated as MNLLPRTTQSRLKKIPQIPSVWEGDRRALSLSERMPRATLEPNQESGGECVIWVDGSEGCVRAMEVVSPETGPEAMVRTLIRAIETPQNPARPARPKKIIVRDRETQFFLRGVLQDLDITIDYVPSLPLIDDLFRGFDEFQNNRPPAIPPAWQSALVKTAHEIWKAEPWSCLADYDILEIKLDRPDFSHLYACVMGMLGREYGVILYRSLESLKQFRQAALEEKSMERLEKAFLSQDCWFLSYELADDDEEDDEDDYDLASAAPSQIHPVFGSVHPYEGIRPYLDEEEAITVYLALIALLRFFKGNQSALSEEPIGELQRRFRIPLDPEQAKGETVAVTVATMPDLCAEFMQLLEEDDDDEDDEDDEEESVLKEDLVPDNAHLSLGMVPWQLLDKIRNRRKIHYQPQSVPTKGEGFPVVMIQTSRPKAKEIIEKIEQAGGLAAIGFNPGEDPLEDTRYDLGILKMANGDLYLFGEFEQDDPDHRNARRNWQKRIKNTEGYCGLIIAMGVTGSSCGNPQLNDMLALYEAKSIDSKDLDLGVLTLMPHFG; from the coding sequence ATGAATCTTCTGCCCCGGACCACCCAAAGCCGCCTCAAAAAAATCCCACAAATTCCCAGTGTTTGGGAAGGAGATCGTCGTGCTTTATCCTTATCCGAGAGAATGCCCCGGGCCACCTTAGAACCAAATCAAGAAAGCGGCGGCGAGTGCGTGATCTGGGTGGATGGTAGCGAGGGCTGTGTACGCGCTATGGAAGTAGTTTCCCCTGAAACCGGGCCCGAGGCCATGGTGAGAACCTTAATCCGCGCCATCGAAACACCCCAAAATCCCGCCCGGCCAGCGAGACCGAAAAAAATTATCGTCCGCGATCGAGAAACACAGTTTTTTCTGCGCGGGGTACTGCAAGATCTCGATATCACCATCGATTATGTCCCCAGTTTGCCCCTGATCGATGATCTCTTTCGTGGGTTCGACGAATTCCAAAATAACCGTCCCCCAGCAATTCCTCCCGCTTGGCAGTCCGCTTTAGTGAAGACCGCTCACGAAATTTGGAAAGCTGAACCCTGGTCCTGTTTAGCTGATTACGATATTTTGGAAATTAAGCTCGATCGCCCCGATTTCTCGCATCTTTACGCCTGTGTCATGGGAATGCTCGGTCGGGAATACGGAGTCATTCTCTATCGTTCCCTAGAATCCCTCAAACAATTCCGGCAGGCCGCTTTAGAAGAAAAATCGATGGAAAGATTAGAAAAAGCCTTTCTTTCCCAAGATTGCTGGTTTTTAAGCTACGAATTGGCCGATGATGATGAGGAAGATGATGAGGATGACTACGATCTAGCCTCGGCTGCCCCCTCCCAAATCCATCCAGTTTTCGGCAGCGTGCATCCCTACGAAGGTATTCGCCCCTACTTGGATGAAGAAGAAGCAATCACGGTATATTTGGCTTTAATAGCTCTATTGCGCTTTTTTAAAGGCAATCAATCCGCTTTATCCGAAGAACCGATCGGAGAATTACAGCGTCGTTTTCGCATTCCCCTCGATCCCGAACAGGCAAAAGGAGAAACCGTGGCCGTGACAGTGGCCACGATGCCCGATCTATGTGCGGAATTTATGCAACTCTTAGAGGAGGACGACGACGATGAGGATGATGAGGATGATGAGGAAGAATCCGTACTCAAGGAGGATCTAGTTCCTGATAATGCACATCTCAGTCTGGGAATGGTTCCCTGGCAATTATTAGATAAAATTCGCAATCGTCGGAAAATCCATTATCAACCCCAATCCGTACCAACAAAAGGGGAGGGTTTCCCCGTGGTCATGATCCAGACCTCCCGACCGAAAGCCAAGGAAATTATCGAAAAAATCGAACAAGCTGGCGGTTTGGCGGCTATTGGTTTTAACCCCGGCGAAGATCCCTTAGAAGATACCCGTTATGATCTCGGGATTCTGAAAATGGCTAACGGTGATCTCTATCTATTTGGGGAATTCGAGCAAGATGATCCCGACCACCGTAATGCGCGCCGCAATTGGCAAAAACGCATCAAAAATACCGAGGGTTATTGTGGTTTGATTATTGCCATGGGCGTAACTGGTTCCTCCTGCGGTAATCCCCAATTAAACGATATGTTAGCCCTCTATGAGGCAAAATCGATCGATAGTAAAGATTTAGACTTGGGAGTTTTGACTCTTATGCCTCACTTCGGTTAA
- a CDS encoding Calx-beta domain-containing protein, with protein sequence MVYEAFKTFTTMPLTPLNLLWSQNLLMVQDNKDNFLYENAKTAFSPLWSPNFRSRFKDILFSATWTTNTPYTPIAGNSPGGVNSVAPYTASVNDTVIRTLDSTEKGLLIHTSQNGSGSVNPNLWEPTDIANTSPFPPSPSLNPSALTFANTLGNASFGNLSLSYFLAEDTFRGISVNLGRMSRRPSSSAKVTLVWTGTPSTTDTDANLDLFLQGTTTGIIYTPFNVGVGNSFVGTDNTIGGAGVDLINGAGAFEYIEQIYLPAFFSPLDTSFNVFVNGTLGSVPVSTGQDFSIFFTSRPVVGQGHGWGDVHLYTFDGKPYDLQAVGTFIYVESLTDDFQVQTVQKPWYTGAQVSVNTAFAIRLDGQTFVYDSELAIGQELTVNGVTYNLGSGSSAFFGNNTKIQRSGNQYTFTYAGLDGNFSTAEDNDVVIAADNGSYVDVFVNPSDDRAGSLQGLLGNGDGDSSNDFALRDGTDLGPNPSVQTIHTKFADSWRVGKGESLFQTTTFLTTLTKSTTVSPIDDVIDPTPDPEPIPFPKEFISLETLAKQDANAVADAFKTAREFGIAEGAFLNGAAFDFLVTGDKTFLLGAKQAANLALQSEFQNGDTATPLGSIEGSKWEDLNANGIWEAGEKALAGWTIYIDSVANGTLDPWELSTVTDANGTYSFTNLGPGEYAIREVNQTGWLQTSPSTPYALNLKAGEKLTDVNFGNYQLPTINLSPNNQTIVEGLTSPQNVAYTVTLSSVSTVPVSVNYATSNATATAGSDYTATIGTLTFAPGVTTQVLNIPILNDSLNEADETFTLTLSSPTNAALGTQTAATTTITDTLTAAVTTTLAANVENLTLTGTAAINGTGNAGNNVITGNTANNLLNGSGGNDTLNGGLGVDSLTGGAGNDFFWLDNVANRDLITDFSVPADTIILANSLDSTLTGFINPGIKGLSFISGNVNGSVLSAGQFFKGAGLTGGALENLSGIYVNTSNGDIWYNDSTVLGSYLIANVVASAAAGMTNADFVYGV encoded by the coding sequence ATGGTGTATGAAGCGTTCAAAACTTTTACCACTATGCCTCTTACACCATTGAATTTGTTGTGGTCTCAAAACCTATTAATGGTTCAAGACAATAAAGATAACTTTCTCTATGAAAATGCAAAAACTGCATTTTCACCACTCTGGTCTCCTAACTTCAGATCTCGCTTTAAAGATATACTTTTCTCAGCTACTTGGACGACCAATACACCTTACACACCGATCGCAGGCAATTCACCTGGTGGCGTTAACTCCGTTGCCCCATATACTGCTTCCGTAAACGATACCGTTATTAGAACTCTTGATTCCACAGAAAAAGGGTTACTTATACACACATCACAAAATGGCTCCGGCTCAGTGAACCCAAATCTCTGGGAACCAACAGATATAGCCAATACCAGTCCATTTCCTCCTTCACCTAGCTTAAACCCTAGTGCATTGACCTTTGCAAATACGCTAGGAAATGCAAGTTTTGGCAACCTATCTCTAAGCTATTTTCTGGCAGAAGATACATTCCGGGGCATATCGGTAAACCTGGGCAGGATGTCTCGCCGTCCCAGTTCATCTGCTAAAGTTACCTTGGTCTGGACGGGAACACCTAGCACTACTGATACAGACGCTAACTTGGATCTTTTTTTACAAGGAACGACTACAGGTATTATTTACACTCCGTTTAATGTCGGTGTTGGTAACAGCTTTGTAGGAACAGACAACACTATTGGTGGCGCTGGCGTGGATTTGATCAATGGTGCTGGTGCTTTTGAATACATTGAACAAATTTATCTTCCAGCATTCTTTTCTCCACTAGATACCAGTTTTAATGTTTTTGTTAATGGTACACTCGGCTCTGTTCCGGTTTCTACAGGTCAAGATTTCTCGATCTTTTTTACCTCCCGCCCGGTAGTTGGTCAAGGCCACGGTTGGGGTGATGTGCATCTTTATACCTTTGATGGCAAACCCTATGATTTGCAAGCAGTTGGAACGTTCATTTATGTCGAGTCTCTAACTGATGATTTTCAAGTGCAAACCGTTCAAAAACCCTGGTATACAGGTGCCCAAGTTTCTGTTAATACAGCGTTTGCGATCAGACTAGACGGCCAAACTTTTGTTTATGATTCAGAGCTTGCCATTGGTCAAGAATTAACAGTTAATGGAGTAACATATAATCTAGGCAGTGGCAGCAGCGCATTCTTTGGTAATAACACGAAAATCCAGCGTTCAGGGAATCAGTACACCTTCACCTATGCCGGACTAGACGGTAATTTCTCCACAGCCGAGGACAACGATGTCGTGATCGCCGCGGACAATGGGAGCTACGTTGATGTTTTTGTCAATCCATCTGATGATCGCGCTGGCTCACTACAAGGGCTTTTAGGGAATGGCGATGGTGATAGCAGCAATGATTTTGCTCTGCGTGATGGCACAGACTTAGGTCCTAATCCCTCTGTTCAAACAATACATACAAAGTTTGCCGACAGTTGGCGAGTTGGCAAGGGCGAATCTCTGTTTCAAACAACCACATTTTTGACTACATTGACCAAGTCCACAACTGTATCACCTATAGATGATGTTATAGACCCTACACCCGATCCCGAGCCTATACCTTTTCCCAAGGAGTTTATTTCCTTAGAAACTTTAGCGAAACAAGATGCCAACGCAGTCGCAGACGCTTTCAAAACAGCACGAGAATTTGGTATTGCGGAAGGTGCTTTTTTAAATGGGGCGGCTTTTGATTTTCTGGTGACGGGGGATAAAACCTTCTTGTTAGGAGCAAAGCAGGCAGCGAACTTGGCACTGCAAAGTGAATTTCAAAATGGAGACACAGCAACTCCACTTGGAAGCATCGAAGGCAGTAAATGGGAAGATTTAAATGCCAATGGCATCTGGGAGGCAGGTGAAAAAGCCCTAGCCGGTTGGACAATTTACATTGATAGTGTTGCCAATGGAACACTTGATCCTTGGGAACTTTCCACAGTTACTGACGCTAACGGCACATACAGCTTTACCAACTTGGGACCGGGAGAATATGCCATCCGAGAAGTGAATCAAACAGGCTGGCTCCAAACCTCCCCTAGCACCCCCTATGCCCTAAACTTGAAAGCAGGGGAAAAATTGACTGATGTTAATTTTGGCAACTATCAATTACCCACGATTAATCTTAGTCCCAATAATCAGACTATTGTTGAAGGTTTAACCAGTCCTCAAAACGTCGCCTACACCGTTACTCTTTCCAGTGTCAGCACAGTACCCGTCAGCGTTAACTATGCCACTTCTAACGCTACAGCAACCGCGGGATCGGATTACACGGCCACCATTGGAACTCTAACCTTTGCCCCTGGTGTTACTACTCAAGTCCTCAACATTCCCATTCTCAATGATTCCCTTAATGAAGCAGATGAGACCTTTACTTTAACTCTGTCTTCTCCTACTAATGCTGCTCTTGGTACGCAGACGGCAGCTACCACGACGATAACCGATACTCTCACGGCCGCTGTCACCACGACTTTAGCGGCAAATGTGGAAAATTTGACCCTGACAGGAACAGCCGCCATTAACGGTACGGGTAATGCGGGCAATAACGTGATCACGGGCAACACGGCCAATAACCTTCTCAACGGTTCTGGGGGCAATGATACCCTTAATGGTGGCTTGGGTGTGGATTCTCTCACTGGTGGTGCTGGAAACGATTTCTTCTGGCTCGACAACGTAGCGAACCGTGATCTGATCACCGACTTCTCTGTACCCGCTGACACGATCATTCTGGCGAACAGTCTTGACAGCACTTTGACCGGCTTCATTAATCCGGGGATCAAGGGTCTGAGCTTTATTAGTGGTAACGTGAACGGAAGTGTCCTTAGCGCTGGCCAGTTCTTCAAGGGAGCGGGGTTGACTGGGGGAGCATTGGAAAACCTCTCCGGCATCTACGTCAACACTAGCAACGGCGACATCTGGTATAACGATTCTACCGTCCTCGGTAGTTACCTAATTGCCAATGTTGTGGCTAGTGCCGCAGCTGGCATGACTAATGCTGACTTCGTTTACGGGGTGTAA